The genomic window CCCCAAGGGCCCCACCTACCCGTCTCCGGtcacccgcccgccgccgctcgtcgccccTCCCAAGGTCCCCGTCACCCACCCGCCGAAGGGCCCCGtcacccgcccgccgccggtcACCTACCCCACACCTCCGGTCACCACCCCCCCGGTCGTCGTCGGCCCGCCGGTCACCTACCCCACACCTCCGGTCATCACCCCTCCAGTCGTCGTCGGCCCTCCGGTCACCTACCCGACGCCGCCGGTGACATACCCGACGCCGCCGGTGACGtacccgacgccgccgacgacgacgccgtgcccgccgccgccgccggcgacgacgcagaGGTGCCCGGTGGACTCGCTGAAGATCGGGGCGTGCGTGGACCTGCTGGGGGGGCTGGTGCACGTGGGGATCGGCGACCCGGTGGTGAACAAGTGCTGCCCGCTGCTGGAGGGGCTCGTGGAGCTGGAGGCCGCCGTGTGCCTCTGCACCACCATCAGGCTCAAGCTCCTCAACATCAACATCTACCTGCCCCTCGCGCTCCAGCTCCTCCTCACCTGCGGCAAGAACCCTCCCCCCGGCTACACCTGCTCCATCTAGTTCAGCCGCCATTCCCCTGCCTCGCCATGGATGGCGCCCAAGCTCAAGCTCTTGTTTGTAAGTGTGTTACTCTCTTCTCCCATCGCAAATAAGCGTCAGAAAtaattttgctatgtgtatctACTTGTGGATTTAGAGGCAGGATTTCTATccattatttaataaaaaacgTCAGAAATAATTACTCTCTCTCGAAAAAAAACAGATAACTTTTATACGTGAATCTTGAAATGGCAAAGGGTATGTCTAGATCCGTgtgtaaaagtttttttttttttgagagaggagGTATATATGTTGTCTTTGATTTGATACTGATATAGTGTGTTTTTTTGATGGAATATGCAGGTTGGCTACTCGATCTCGGCTTATTGATGTGTTAATGATGAGTACGAGGTGTATTAATTTATTGTTGGTTTTAATTTGTTAGTGTGTGGAAACATGAGAGGATGTcgtctgctagctagctagaggaaCGGATCAATCTGCTAACGATAGATTGATGTTCGTAttgctgtgttttttttttaatttgtttcaatGTTTCAGCTTAATTGCATGCTTGCTCTTCTTGATTGTGTGGTGTGATCAATAAGACAGCAACTGTTCAGAAATTGTTTCCGTCAAGATCGTATCCTatcaagaaattaattaataatgccTGCAGCCTGACTTAAGCGTGTAATCCTACATACTTCCATGTGCGGACAGTGCATGCAATCTGATGTAATAATGTGTCGGATCTAAGCATAATATGTCtgagattaatttaattaaccTGTTTTCTTCAGACAGATTTATTTGTGGTTGATTTTGGCACTGATATTGGGAGAGAAGACacgtactctctccatcccattttaaactTAACTATCGTCGGTCTTATTTAagaaaatctttaaaaaaattaaaaaaaacataagtcacttataaagtactattaatgttttatcatctaatagcaaaaaaaatactaattataaaaaaacttttaaataagatggacgatcaaaaTTGAACTCGAAAACTTATGGTTGTGTTTAAAATGGAACGGACGAGTATCACTCATAGAATAGTTGTCGGAGCTACgagctactctctccgtcaaaaaaaacaatCATGAGTTTAAACCTGAACACAATGAGTTAGGTTCATGTTTAAACTCAAGATTAGGTTGTGTccagttttaaatttaaaattgggtttttttttctttgaaacggaaggagtagctAGGAGAGCTAGCTAGCCCTTGGATCGAAAAAATCTCACATGCATGACATTGTGAGCTGTGACATATCACTAGCAAGGAGATCTAGTATAGTCAAGTACGGTCGGATAGCGAGAGAAAACTATACTGTAGAGAATACTTTGACGACTGCATAGGAGCCGGAATGCTCGATCGGTATTCTGCATTCTCTGGAGGGTAACCGAGAGGCATGATTGGTGCAAAAGTGAGGGCAAAGCATGTGCAGACTCCGTTGGCAGTATGCCGCCCGTGAGCGAAT from Oryza glaberrima chromosome 6, OglaRS2, whole genome shotgun sequence includes these protein-coding regions:
- the LOC127776811 gene encoding 36.4 kDa proline-rich protein-like, with protein sequence MAGSTKLRPFLLTLLLLLSTTVAPILAEYDPECDCDKPKHPKPSHPSPSPGHPKGPKNPTPRPPKGPTYPSPVTRPPPLVAPPKVPVTHPPKGPVTRPPPVTYPTPPVTTPPVVVGPPVTYPTPPVITPPVVVGPPVTYPTPPVTYPTPPVTYPTPPTTTPCPPPPPATTQRCPVDSLKIGACVDLLGGLVHVGIGDPVVNKCCPLLEGLVELEAAVCLCTTIRLKLLNINIYLPLALQLLLTCGKNPPPGYTCSI